From the genome of Nasonia vitripennis strain AsymCx chromosome 1, Nvit_psr_1.1, whole genome shotgun sequence, one region includes:
- the LOC100122616 gene encoding mitochondrial pyruvate carrier 2-like: MVPKNPTAYQKFMQRIAQVLPEKARGVFLHPAGPTTIFFWAPTFKWGLVLAGIGDINRPVDTISLSQTASLALTGLIWSRYSLVIIPKNYNLLSVNAFVFMTNVYNFARGATHQMNEGKK; encoded by the exons ATGGTGCCGAAAAATCCAACCGCGTATCAAAAATTCATGCAGAGAATCGCGCAGGTCCTGCCCGAAAAAGCTCGGGGTGTATTTTTACATCCGGCAG GGCCAACGACGATCTTCTTTTGGGCGCCAACTTTCAAGTGGGGTTTGGTTTTAGCCGGTATCGGAGATATAAATCGACCGGTCGACACTATTTCTTTGAGTCAGACAGCTAGCCTTGCGCTGACTGGACTCATTTGGTCGAG ATACTCTCTCGTGATAATACCTAAAAACTACAATTTGCTGAGCGTCAACGCTTTCGTGTTCATGACGAACGTGTACAACTTTGCTAGGGGCGCCACGCACCAGATGAACGAGGGCAAGAAGTAA
- the LOC100122629 gene encoding peptidylprolyl isomerase domain and WD repeat-containing protein 1, protein MSEKRKHEDSDPENDEEWIGPLPSDAAAPKKQRVLEYEKVYLDNLPSCECYEKSYMHRDVITHIVVTKTNFIITASCDGHVKFWKKQEELIEFVKHFRAHLQPIQALAASCNGVHCCTISVDKSIKVFDVVNFDMINMMKVDYVPQCAEWVYSAGDAIAAVAVSDQDSNKIYIYDGQGTETPLHIFETLHTKPVVALKYNPVYDTCISVDKLGILEYWTGPRNEYKFPKNVLFESKLDTDLYEFAKNKTYPCGLAISNDGKKFASLSGDRKVRVFNFLTGKMSRVYDESLQRFLELQQTTQQLPNMEFGRRMAVEKEMDKTETNLGNIVFDESGHMIMYSTMLGVKLVNTYTNRCIKILAKPENIRPMQLALFQGKAKKTATTTLEMEASENPTLEMNRPDPILFCTAHKKNRFYMFTRREPEDTKGPECDRDVFNEKPSKEDIISSTETSNMQKIFDTAILHTALGDIHVNLFGKDVPKTVENFCVHAKNGYYNSHIFHRVIKGFMIQTGDPTGTGTGGESIWGGEFEDEFRKNLKHDRPYTLSMANAGPNSNGSQFFITLTPTPWLDNKHTVFGRVVKGMEVVQNISQVKTNPKTDKPYDDIRIISVTVK, encoded by the exons ATGAGTGAAAAGAGGAAACACGAGGACTCGGATCCTGAAAATGATGAAGAGTGGATTGGTCCTTTGCCATCTGATGCAGCTGCTCCGAAAAAGCAGAGAG TTTTGGAGTATGAAAAAGTTTACCTGGATAACTTGCCCTCCTGCGAGTGCTATGAAAAATCTTACATGCATCGAGATGTCATTACTCATATTGTTGTAACAAA gacaaattttattataacggCAAGCTGCGACGGTCATGTTAAGTTTTGGAAAAAGCAAGAAGAACTTATTGAGTTTGTCAAACATTTTAGAGCACATCTCCAACCAATTCAAGCTCTGGCAGCCAGTTGCAATGGAGTTCATTGTTGTACAATCAGTGTAGATAAGTCGATTAAAGTGTTTGATGTTGTGAATTTTG ACATGATCAATATGATGAAAGTTGACTATGTCCCTCAATGCGCTGAATGGGTGTATTCTGCTGGTGATGCGAtagctgctgttgctgtatCAGATCAAGattctaataaaatttatatctaTGATGGTCAAGGCACAGAAACTCCTCTTCACATATTTGAAACCCTTCACACCAAGCCTGTTGTAGCACTAAAG TACAATCCTGTATATGATACCTGCATATCAGTTGATAAACTAGGAATTTTGGAGTACTGGACAGGGCCAAGAAATGAGTACAAATTTCCCAAGAATGTTCTGTTTGAATCAAAGCTGGATACAGATTTATATGAATTTGCTAAAAATAAGACATATCCTTGTGGTCTTGCTATATCCAACGATGGTAAGAAGTTTGCATCTCTTAGCGGAGATAGAAAAGTGCGGgtgttcaattttttaactGGCAAAATGTCTAGAGTGTATGACGAATCCCTGCAAAGGTTTTTGGAGCTGCAGCAAACAACGCAGCAACTTCCAAACATGGAGTTTGGTAGAAG GATGGCAGTTGAAAAGGAAATGGACAAAACGGAAACGAATCTGGGTAACATCGTTTTTGACGAGTCTGGTCACATGATAATGTACAGCACAATGCTGGGAGTAAAGCTTGTCAACACCTACACAAATCGCTGTATAAAGATCTTGGCAAAACCCGAGAACATCAGACCTATGCAGTTGGCCCTGTTCCAAGGAAAGGCCAAAAAAACCGCCACCACCACCTTGGAAATGGAAGCATCGGAAAATCCGACGCTGGAAATGAATCGACCGGATCCAATACTCTTCTGTACGGCGCACAAGAAAAATCGTTTTTACATGTTCACGAGACGTGAGCCCGAAGACACGAAAGGTCCGGAATGCGACAGGGACGTCTTCAACGAAAAGCCATCGAAAGAGGATATTATCTCGTCGACGGAAACCTCCAATATGCAGAAGATCTTTGATACCGCCATCCTTCACACGGCTCTCGGTGATATCCACGTTAATCTTTTTGGCAAAGATGTGCCGAAGACAGTGGAGAATTTCTGCGTTCACGCGAAGAACGGCTATTACAACAGTCACATCTTTCATCGAGTCATCAAGGGCTTTATGATCCAAACCGGAGATCCGACTGGCACTGGCACCGGTGGTGAGAGTATTTGGGGTGGCGAGTTCGAGGACGAGTTCAGGAAAAATCTCAAGCACGACAGGCCTTACACGCTCAGTATGGCTAACGCTGGACCGAATAGTAACGGCAGTCAGTTCTTCATTACTTTGACTCCAACG CCGTGGCTCGACAACAAGCACACAGTCTTTGGTCGCGTAGTGAAAGGGATGGAAGTTGTACAAAATATTAGCCAAGTAAAAACAAATCCCAAGACTGACAAGCCATACGACGACATAAGAATCATCAGCGTGACGGTAAAGTAA
- the LOC100114151 gene encoding CCHC-type zinc finger protein CG3800 isoform X1, whose amino-acid sequence MSSSACYKCNRMGHFARECPQGGATGGRGGDRRDRDGGFGRGREKCFKCNQYGHFARECKEDQDLCYRCNGVGHIAKDCQQFQYTGYQGPEMSCYNCNKTGHMARSCPESGNDSGRFNMQSCYTCNKTGHIARNCPEGGGKTCYICHKTGHISRECDQDDRK is encoded by the exons ATGAGTTCCAGCGCGTGTTACAAGTGTAACCGAATGGGTCACTTCGCCAGGGAGTGTCCCCAGGGTGGTGCCACTGGTGGCCGAGGAGGAGACCGTCGTGATCGCGATGGAGGTTTTGGCAGGGGCCGTGAAAAGTGCTTCAAGTGCAACCAGTACGGACACTTCGCACGTGAGTGCAAAGAGGACCAGGATCTCTGCTACCGTTGCAACGGAGTTGGACATATTGCAAAAGACTGCCAACAG TTCCAATACACTGGTTACCAGGGACCCGAGATGAGCTGTTACAACTGCAACAAAACCGGACACATGGCTCGCAGTTGCCCAGAGAGCGGAAACGACTCGGGCCGCTTCAACATGCAAAGCTGCTACACCTGCAACAAAACGGGACACATCGCGCGCAACTGTCCCGAGGGCGGCGGCAAGACCTGCTACATTTGCCACAAGACCGGTCACATAAGCCGGGAGTGCGACCAGGACGACAGGAAGTAG
- the LOC100114151 gene encoding CCHC-type zinc finger protein CG3800 isoform X2: MSSSACYKCNRMGHFARECPQGGATGGRGGDRRDRDGGFGRGREKCFKCNQYGHFARECKEDQDLCYRCNGVGHIAKDCQQGPEMSCYNCNKTGHMARSCPESGNDSGRFNMQSCYTCNKTGHIARNCPEGGGKTCYICHKTGHISRECDQDDRK, from the exons ATGAGTTCCAGCGCGTGTTACAAGTGTAACCGAATGGGTCACTTCGCCAGGGAGTGTCCCCAGGGTGGTGCCACTGGTGGCCGAGGAGGAGACCGTCGTGATCGCGATGGAGGTTTTGGCAGGGGCCGTGAAAAGTGCTTCAAGTGCAACCAGTACGGACACTTCGCACGTGAGTGCAAAGAGGACCAGGATCTCTGCTACCGTTGCAACGGAGTTGGACATATTGCAAAAGACTGCCAACAG GGACCCGAGATGAGCTGTTACAACTGCAACAAAACCGGACACATGGCTCGCAGTTGCCCAGAGAGCGGAAACGACTCGGGCCGCTTCAACATGCAAAGCTGCTACACCTGCAACAAAACGGGACACATCGCGCGCAACTGTCCCGAGGGCGGCGGCAAGACCTGCTACATTTGCCACAAGACCGGTCACATAAGCCGGGAGTGCGACCAGGACGACAGGAAGTAG